From a region of the Campylobacter showae genome:
- a CDS encoding mechanosensitive ion channel domain-containing protein: MRKILFILFFAIFAYSLDDIPSEFNATKEAQLSELNASLSFIEDELADNIWATRYSNYNTFQKLSAELDEIEAAIKKQAKNTEKVLELQKKQSTLKEQIELLREFQKAPFSSMITAPEIEILQKITNPVAVISGFSHIKQLRSEKDEYKRRLDGLSKTTDELARKEQILTQIVNLSDDARFQAELAEARQELAEFNAAADIAKTTYGVYEKRVNEAINRTSEDIKAQMKKALDIGIFIVVVIGLSFLFKFIIKKTITDNERLYTANKFINLVNITLIIMILLFAYIENVTYLVTVLGFASAGIAIAMKDMFMSMLGWTVVVFGGSFHVGDRIKVRKDGEDVVGDIIDISLLRMTIYEDVTIVTVNSNRRAGRIIFVPNNYIFTDLIANYSHHGMKTVWDGIDVVCSFDSNHKKAAHIIKDIARKYSKGYTEIAKKQMSKLRNQYSIKNPNVEPRVFTFIEPYGVKISVWYMANTFATLSLRSTISAEIMEAIASHDDIVIAYPTQTLYMDRRVKAGESKPMGEGGEEKHEA, from the coding sequence ATGAGAAAAATTTTATTTATTTTATTTTTTGCGATCTTTGCTTATTCGCTTGATGATATTCCTAGCGAATTTAACGCAACCAAAGAAGCCCAGTTATCCGAGCTAAACGCGTCTTTGTCGTTTATCGAGGATGAGCTAGCCGATAATATCTGGGCGACTCGCTACTCAAACTACAACACCTTTCAAAAGCTAAGCGCGGAGCTCGATGAAATCGAAGCGGCAATAAAAAAACAGGCTAAAAATACTGAAAAAGTACTCGAACTACAAAAAAAGCAAAGCACGCTAAAAGAGCAGATCGAGCTTTTAAGGGAGTTTCAAAAAGCGCCGTTTTCTAGCATGATAACGGCTCCCGAGATAGAAATTTTACAAAAGATAACCAATCCCGTCGCCGTGATCTCGGGCTTTTCGCACATAAAGCAGCTAAGAAGCGAAAAGGACGAGTATAAACGCCGACTAGACGGGCTTTCTAAGACGACCGACGAGCTAGCTAGAAAAGAGCAAATTTTAACTCAGATCGTAAATTTGAGCGACGATGCGCGCTTTCAAGCCGAGCTTGCCGAGGCTAGACAGGAACTAGCGGAATTTAACGCCGCCGCCGACATCGCAAAGACCACATACGGCGTATACGAAAAGCGCGTAAACGAGGCGATAAACCGCACTAGCGAGGATATCAAGGCGCAGATGAAAAAGGCGCTAGATATCGGTATATTTATCGTTGTCGTTATCGGGCTTTCGTTTTTGTTCAAATTTATCATCAAAAAGACGATCACCGACAATGAGCGCCTCTATACGGCGAATAAATTTATAAACCTCGTAAACATCACGCTCATCATCATGATTTTGCTTTTTGCCTATATCGAAAACGTAACCTATCTTGTCACGGTGCTGGGCTTTGCGTCTGCGGGTATCGCGATTGCGATGAAAGATATGTTCATGAGTATGCTCGGCTGGACGGTGGTGGTTTTTGGCGGTAGCTTCCACGTCGGCGACCGCATCAAGGTGCGCAAGGACGGAGAGGACGTCGTGGGCGACATCATCGATATCTCGCTGCTTAGGATGACTATTTACGAGGACGTCACGATCGTCACGGTAAACTCAAACCGCAGGGCGGGGCGCATTATATTCGTACCGAACAACTATATCTTCACCGATCTGATTGCAAACTACTCGCACCACGGCATGAAGACCGTCTGGGACGGCATCGACGTGGTTTGTAGCTTTGATTCTAACCACAAAAAAGCCGCCCACATCATCAAGGATATCGCGCGAAAATACTCCAAAGGCTACACCGAGATCGCCAAAAAGCAAATGAGCAAGCTGCGAAACCAATACAGTATAAAAAACCCGAACGTCGAGCCGCGCGTGTTTACCTTTATCGAGCCTTACGGTGTGAAAATTTCGGTCTGGTATATGGCAAACACATTTGCCACGCTATCTTTGCGAAGCACGATAAGTGCGGAGATAATGGAAGCCATCGCTAGCCACGACGACATCGTGATCGCCTATCCGACGCAGACTTTATACATGGATAGACGCGTAAAAGCAGGCGAGTCAAAGCCGATGGGCGAAGGCGGCGAGGAGAAGCATGAAGCCTAA
- a CDS encoding DedA family protein, translated as MLGDFINFIVQTVGEWGYAGIFLMMFLESSFFPFPSEVAMIPAGYLAHQGQMSLVLAWCAGTAGSLAGAVFNYYLCYFFGRELVLKYGKYVGITKVKMRKFEAFFKRHGEISTFNCRLIPGIRQYISLPAGLAKMNLFKFSLYTTLGAGIWVAILLAVGWYLGKNYDKSAFSHIVVALLAAVGLLTALYIVYVKRLSKKSKIGARELE; from the coding sequence ATGCTAGGCGATTTTATAAATTTTATCGTCCAAACCGTCGGCGAGTGGGGATATGCGGGCATATTTTTGATGATGTTTTTAGAGAGTTCGTTTTTTCCGTTTCCAAGCGAAGTGGCGATGATACCCGCGGGCTACCTCGCGCACCAAGGACAGATGAGCCTAGTGCTAGCGTGGTGCGCAGGCACGGCGGGCAGCCTCGCAGGAGCCGTGTTTAACTACTATTTGTGTTACTTTTTTGGGCGCGAGCTCGTACTAAAATACGGCAAATACGTCGGCATTACAAAGGTAAAAATGCGTAAATTTGAGGCGTTTTTCAAAAGGCACGGCGAGATTTCGACTTTTAACTGCCGCCTGATCCCGGGCATTCGCCAATACATCAGCCTGCCTGCGGGCCTTGCTAAAATGAATCTTTTTAAATTTAGTCTCTACACGACTCTTGGTGCGGGCATCTGGGTCGCCATACTGCTTGCAGTGGGCTGGTATCTAGGCAAAAACTACGACAAGAGCGCATTTAGCCACATCGTAGTCGCCCTACTCGCCGCAGTCGGCCTACTGACAGCGCTTTATATCGTTTACGTAAAACGCCTAAGTAAAAAATCAAAAATCGGCGCACGAGAGCTAGAATAA
- a CDS encoding MetQ/NlpA family ABC transporter substrate-binding protein produces MKNLLKYSLVALSLTVAANAAEKIVVGATPVPHAEILEVVKPILAKDGFTLEIKEFNDYSTPNLATEDGDLDANYFQHLPYLEEFNKNKGTHLVKTVGVHLEPMGVYSKKIKDIKELKDGSTVAIPNDPTNESRALDVLASAGLIKLNDNPLKTPLDITENPKKLKFEEIETAQVPRTLDDVAIAVINTNYALNANLNPTKDALVLESKDSPYTNYVVVKVGNENSPKIKALDKAVTSPEVKKFIEEKYKGAIIPTF; encoded by the coding sequence ATGAAAAATCTACTCAAATACTCTCTAGTCGCTCTAAGCCTAACGGTCGCCGCAAATGCCGCCGAGAAAATCGTCGTAGGCGCTACGCCGGTTCCGCATGCCGAAATTTTGGAAGTCGTAAAACCAATCCTAGCAAAAGACGGCTTTACTCTTGAGATCAAAGAATTTAACGACTACTCTACTCCAAATTTAGCCACCGAGGACGGCGATCTAGACGCTAACTACTTCCAGCACCTGCCGTATCTTGAGGAATTTAACAAAAACAAAGGCACTCATCTAGTTAAAACAGTTGGTGTTCACCTCGAGCCTATGGGCGTTTACTCTAAAAAGATAAAAGATATCAAAGAGCTAAAAGACGGCAGCACCGTAGCGATACCAAACGACCCGACAAACGAGAGCCGCGCGCTTGACGTGCTAGCTAGCGCAGGTCTTATAAAGCTAAACGACAACCCCCTAAAAACTCCGCTTGATATCACGGAAAACCCAAAAAAGCTAAAATTTGAAGAGATCGAGACCGCTCAAGTTCCTCGTACGCTAGATGACGTCGCCATCGCCGTTATCAACACGAACTACGCTCTAAACGCCAACCTAAACCCGACCAAAGACGCACTCGTGCTTGAGAGCAAAGATAGCCCGTACACCAACTACGTCGTGGTCAAAGTCGGCAACGAAAACAGCCCGAAAATCAAAGCTCTAGACAAAGCCGTCACGAGCCCGGAGGTAAAGAAATTTATCGAGGAAAAATATAAAGGCGCGATAATCCCGACGTTTTAA
- a CDS encoding AAA family ATPase, with amino-acid sequence MHKFKLNKQKIIVILTAILAVLLAVAVGRSQPKSIMYESYEKLLEGDMIASATVNGGELELTTKGGNKYIIVKDGVDMRALVQKVPVDLKKETPVLDEILAVLALLVICFAGLAIYARFKKQKLAAQNENQKANVYEYDNIATSSVAPAISNVKFSDVAGIKDVKFELSEIVDFLKDPVKYKKFGIKMPKGVLMVGPPGVGKTLVAKAVAGEAGVPFFYQSGASFVQIYVGMGAKRVHELFLKAKAYAPSIIFIDEIDAVGKVRGGNRNDEREATLNQLLTEMDGFEDNSGVIVIAATNRIEMIDEALLRSGRFDRRIFLSMPDFSDRVEILKSYLKDKNTSVDAQDVARISVGFSGAALSTLVNEAAINALRRGGEMIEFSDFESVLNKVLLGKKRILSYNDEEKRIQALYQGAKALAAYWFGIEFEKISLVEEQFMRPEREIESRSQMFARIKVCLAGMSALKMVKDDTFSNSGTDIQKAREIAQNMVFEYGMGRALIPNAADTEELLQEAYAEVGTFLAGMKAQLERISEHIEISESIDKDALGRIIKEFYN; translated from the coding sequence ATGCACAAATTTAAGCTAAATAAACAAAAGATTATCGTGATTTTGACGGCTATTTTGGCGGTTTTGCTAGCCGTTGCGGTAGGTAGAAGTCAGCCAAAAAGCATAATGTACGAAAGCTACGAAAAGCTGCTAGAAGGCGACATGATCGCAAGCGCGACCGTAAACGGCGGCGAGCTAGAGCTCACGACTAAGGGTGGCAACAAATATATCATCGTAAAAGATGGCGTGGACATGCGCGCTCTGGTGCAAAAAGTGCCCGTCGATCTAAAAAAAGAGACGCCCGTACTGGATGAAATTTTAGCCGTGCTGGCGCTGCTTGTTATCTGTTTTGCGGGGCTTGCGATTTATGCGAGGTTTAAAAAACAAAAGCTTGCCGCTCAAAACGAAAATCAAAAAGCAAACGTCTACGAGTACGACAATATTGCCACTAGCTCGGTGGCTCCTGCTATCTCAAACGTCAAATTTAGCGACGTGGCGGGCATAAAAGACGTCAAATTTGAGCTAAGCGAGATCGTAGATTTTCTAAAAGATCCCGTAAAATATAAAAAATTCGGCATCAAAATGCCAAAAGGCGTGCTGATGGTGGGGCCTCCAGGCGTGGGTAAAACGCTAGTGGCAAAGGCCGTCGCGGGCGAGGCGGGAGTGCCGTTTTTTTACCAAAGTGGCGCGAGTTTTGTGCAAATTTACGTCGGTATGGGCGCAAAACGCGTGCATGAGCTGTTTTTAAAGGCTAAAGCGTATGCGCCGTCCATCATCTTTATCGATGAGATCGACGCCGTGGGCAAGGTGCGCGGCGGCAACCGAAACGACGAGCGCGAGGCCACGCTAAATCAGCTACTGACCGAGATGGACGGCTTTGAGGATAACTCTGGCGTCATCGTGATCGCCGCGACCAACCGCATCGAGATGATAGACGAGGCACTGCTACGTTCGGGACGATTTGATAGGCGCATTTTTCTTTCGATGCCTGATTTTAGCGATAGGGTCGAGATTTTAAAATCCTATCTAAAAGACAAAAACACGAGCGTAGATGCGCAAGACGTGGCGCGCATTAGCGTCGGTTTTAGCGGGGCGGCGCTTTCTACGCTGGTAAACGAAGCTGCGATAAATGCGCTAAGACGCGGCGGCGAGATGATAGAGTTTAGCGATTTTGAAAGCGTTTTAAACAAAGTCTTGCTCGGTAAAAAGAGGATTTTAAGCTACAACGACGAGGAAAAGCGCATCCAAGCGCTCTATCAGGGTGCAAAGGCTTTGGCGGCGTATTGGTTCGGGATAGAATTTGAAAAAATTTCTCTCGTCGAGGAGCAGTTTATGCGTCCTGAGCGAGAGATAGAGTCGCGCTCACAGATGTTTGCGCGTATCAAGGTCTGTTTGGCAGGCATGAGCGCGCTAAAGATGGTCAAAGACGATACTTTTTCAAACTCGGGCACCGACATCCAAAAAGCTCGCGAGATCGCGCAAAATATGGTCTTTGAGTACGGTATGGGGCGCGCTTTGATACCAAATGCGGCGGATACCGAGGAGCTACTGCAAGAGGCATATGCCGAGGTCGGGACGTTTTTAGCAGGCATGAAGGCGCAGCTAGAGCGCATCAGCGAGCATATCGAGATTTCTGAGAGTATCGATAAAGACGCGCTAGGTAGGATAATCAAAGAGTTTTACAACTAA
- the mtaB gene encoding tRNA (N(6)-L-threonylcarbamoyladenosine(37)-C(2))-methylthiotransferase MtaB yields MKPNSNLTQQEPRREKVYFKTFGCRTNIYDTELMKSYVKDYDIVSDENEADIVVVNSCTVTNSADSGARSYINGIKKRGARVILTGCGAVSKGKELFNKSAVFGVIGASKKEDINALLKSQDPFFELGNLKSIDKNIVTNYENHTKAFIKIQEGCDFACSYCIIPAVRGKARSMDEEAILREAKILAYNGYNELVLTGTNIGSYGKDTGSSLGRLLGRLGKIGGIKRIRLGSIEPSQIDESFREILKESWLERHLHIALQHTSEAMLRIMRRRNQAFRDLELFLELSEIGFALGTDYIVGHPGESEEIWSEALVNFKKFPLTHLHCFAYSPRTGTHSADMKVDVSGDVAKARLKILKQIVAENNFKFRQEHARKGGSLNVLVEQLNCEFYEGFDQFYNKVKIKTDKQILKEWAVIDKFEVKSEGDYAQI; encoded by the coding sequence ATGAAGCCTAACTCAAATTTGACCCAGCAAGAGCCGCGCCGAGAGAAGGTGTATTTTAAAACCTTCGGCTGCCGCACGAACATCTACGACACCGAGCTGATGAAAAGTTACGTCAAAGACTACGATATCGTTAGCGACGAAAACGAAGCCGACATCGTAGTGGTAAACTCCTGCACGGTCACAAACTCCGCCGATAGCGGCGCTCGCAGCTACATAAACGGCATAAAAAAACGCGGCGCTAGAGTGATACTAACGGGCTGCGGCGCGGTGAGCAAGGGTAAGGAGCTGTTTAACAAAAGCGCGGTTTTTGGCGTGATAGGCGCGAGTAAAAAAGAGGATATAAACGCGCTGCTAAAGTCGCAAGATCCGTTTTTCGAGCTGGGAAATTTAAAAAGTATCGACAAAAATATCGTAACCAACTACGAAAATCATACCAAAGCCTTTATCAAAATCCAAGAGGGTTGCGACTTTGCGTGTAGCTACTGCATCATCCCGGCCGTTCGCGGCAAAGCGCGCAGTATGGACGAGGAGGCGATTTTACGCGAGGCTAAAATTTTAGCCTACAACGGTTACAACGAGTTAGTGCTAACGGGCACAAACATCGGCAGCTACGGCAAGGATACGGGCTCAAGCCTGGGCCGCTTGCTAGGACGGCTCGGTAAAATAGGCGGCATAAAGCGCATAAGGCTTGGTAGTATCGAACCAAGCCAGATAGACGAGAGCTTTCGCGAGATTTTAAAAGAGAGCTGGCTGGAGCGGCACCTGCACATCGCGCTTCAGCATACGAGTGAGGCGATGCTACGTATCATGCGGCGGCGAAATCAAGCCTTTAGGGATTTGGAGCTGTTTTTGGAGCTTAGTGAGATAGGCTTTGCGCTAGGAACCGACTACATCGTTGGGCATCCTGGCGAGAGCGAAGAAATTTGGAGCGAGGCGCTGGTAAATTTTAAAAAATTTCCGCTCACGCATCTACACTGCTTTGCTTATTCACCGCGCACGGGCACGCACTCGGCGGATATGAAAGTGGACGTTAGCGGCGACGTGGCGAAGGCTAGGCTTAAAATTTTAAAACAAATCGTAGCGGAAAATAATTTTAAATTTAGGCAAGAACATGCCAGAAAAGGCGGGAGCCTAAATGTTTTGGTCGAGCAGCTAAACTGCGAATTTTACGAAGGCTTCGATCAGTTTTATAACAAAGTAAAAATCAAAACGGATAAGCAAATTTTAAAAGAGTGGGCGGTCATAGACAAATTTGAAGTAAAAAGCGAGGGCGACTATGCACAAATTTAA
- a CDS encoding MetQ/NlpA family ABC transporter substrate-binding protein, producing MKVFKILASLALAFNLYAADKDHTIVVAVSPVPHAEIMEFIKPVLAKEGYDLVIKEINDYSIPNLATQDGDLDANFFQHWPYLKNHNETKGTTLITAAAIHLEPLGFYSKKIKNLSELKDGAKVAIAYDPTNGNRALNILQKADLIELDKSAELATPKDIVKNPKRLNFVELEGAQIPRTLDEVDLAAISTNFVLDIGMNPKKDSLAIEGTESPYANIIAVKAGNENSPKIKALVKAATSPETKEFILKRYDGAILPVF from the coding sequence ATGAAAGTTTTTAAAATTTTAGCAAGTTTGGCGCTAGCCTTTAACCTCTATGCAGCAGACAAAGATCACACTATCGTAGTAGCCGTCTCTCCGGTACCTCACGCAGAAATCATGGAGTTTATCAAACCCGTCCTAGCTAAAGAGGGCTACGATCTAGTCATCAAAGAGATAAACGACTACTCGATCCCGAATTTAGCGACGCAAGACGGAGATTTGGACGCGAATTTCTTTCAGCACTGGCCGTATCTAAAAAATCACAATGAAACCAAGGGCACGACCTTGATAACCGCCGCAGCGATACATCTCGAGCCGCTTGGCTTTTACTCTAAAAAGATAAAAAACCTAAGCGAGCTAAAAGACGGCGCTAAAGTCGCGATCGCCTACGATCCGACTAACGGCAACCGCGCTCTAAACATCCTGCAAAAAGCCGACCTCATAGAGCTAGATAAGAGCGCCGAGCTCGCCACGCCAAAAGACATCGTGAAAAATCCAAAGCGCCTAAATTTCGTCGAGCTTGAGGGCGCGCAGATACCCCGCACTCTGGACGAAGTCGATCTAGCCGCCATCAGCACAAACTTTGTCCTTGATATCGGTATGAATCCTAAAAAAGACTCGCTAGCTATCGAAGGTACGGAAAGCCCGTACGCCAACATCATCGCGGTCAAAGCGGGCAATGAAAACAGCCCGAAAATCAAGGCTCTCGTTAAAGCCGCAACCAGCCCCGAGACGAAAGAGTTTATCCTAAAAAGATATGACGGAGCGATACTGCCGGTATTTTGA
- a CDS encoding nitrogen fixation protein NifR produces MLNFFENINLKATRLLEGYYSLFCGLFTLCIGVYALGLVFGAEWLLLAASACIYACFVLLAFRSLFWFVLSLIFSPVFAIVVRERYDENLLLDAVFALIWIFCWLFLSLAVSENISKLGNEIVSKILRIAALFAVIGVYYVSIENSLNLQAILKDTVTLRIVLIAINIYMFPSLVTLLALDLRGYYLKNKDAKRAKFSFFNFTKEALKVIKFIALRRKI; encoded by the coding sequence GTGCTAAACTTTTTTGAAAATATAAATTTAAAGGCTACGAGGCTGCTTGAGGGCTATTATTCGCTCTTTTGCGGCCTTTTTACGCTTTGCATCGGCGTTTACGCGCTCGGACTAGTTTTTGGTGCAGAGTGGCTTTTGCTTGCCGCTAGCGCTTGTATCTATGCGTGTTTCGTCCTACTTGCGTTTCGTTCGCTTTTTTGGTTCGTCTTGAGCCTGATTTTCTCGCCCGTTTTTGCTATCGTAGTACGCGAGCGTTATGACGAAAATTTGCTTTTAGACGCCGTTTTTGCGCTTATTTGGATATTTTGCTGGTTGTTTTTGTCGCTAGCCGTGAGTGAAAATATCTCAAAACTCGGCAACGAAATCGTATCTAAAATTTTACGCATCGCTGCGCTTTTTGCCGTGATCGGCGTTTACTACGTCAGTATCGAAAATAGCCTAAATTTACAAGCTATTTTAAAAGATACCGTTACGCTTCGCATCGTGCTTATCGCCATAAATATCTACATGTTTCCTTCCCTTGTCACGCTTTTGGCGCTTGATTTGCGCGGGTATTATTTGAAAAACAAAGACGCAAAAAGGGCTAAATTTTCATTTTTTAATTTCACTAAAGAAGCTTTAAAAGTAATCAAATTTATTGCCTTAAGGCGTAAAATTTAA
- a CDS encoding MetQ/NlpA family ABC transporter substrate-binding protein yields MQFSKILLGALLASGLYAANSDKTITVGASPVPHAEILEEVVKPILEKEGYKLEVKIFNDYVIPNLAVENGELDANYFQGLPYMKSFNKDKGTHIVPTVGVHVEPMGAYSKKIKSLDELKNGDIIAISNNAADSTRSINLLEKAGIVKAKESEYKSPLDITENPKNLKFKEMESAQTPRSLDDVALAFINVNYALDVGLKPTKDALILEDKDSPYTNYVATKAGNENSPKIKALDKAILTPEVKDFIVKRYQGAVIPSF; encoded by the coding sequence ATGCAATTTTCAAAAATACTTCTTGGCGCGCTTCTAGCTAGCGGCCTATACGCTGCAAATAGCGACAAAACAATCACTGTAGGCGCATCTCCCGTGCCTCACGCCGAGATTTTAGAAGAGGTCGTAAAGCCGATCCTAGAAAAAGAAGGCTACAAGCTCGAAGTCAAAATCTTTAATGACTATGTGATACCAAACCTCGCCGTCGAAAACGGCGAACTCGACGCCAACTACTTCCAGGGCCTTCCGTATATGAAGTCGTTTAACAAAGACAAAGGCACTCACATCGTGCCGACCGTGGGCGTACACGTCGAGCCTATGGGGGCGTATTCTAAAAAGATAAAAAGCCTAGACGAGCTAAAAAACGGCGATATCATCGCCATCTCAAACAACGCCGCAGACTCGACGCGCTCGATAAATTTGCTAGAAAAAGCCGGCATCGTAAAGGCTAAAGAGAGCGAATACAAATCCCCGCTAGATATCACGGAAAACCCGAAAAATCTCAAATTTAAAGAGATGGAGTCCGCACAGACGCCACGCTCTTTAGATGACGTCGCACTAGCCTTTATCAACGTGAACTACGCCCTAGACGTTGGCCTCAAACCGACCAAAGACGCGCTAATCCTCGAGGATAAAGATAGCCCGTACACCAACTACGTAGCGACCAAAGCGGGCAACGAAAACAGCCCAAAAATCAAAGCTCTAGATAAAGCGATACTAACTCCAGAGGTTAAAGACTTTATCGTAAAGCGCTACCAAGGCGCGGTGATACCGAGCTTCTGA
- the mog gene encoding molybdopterin adenylyltransferase, whose amino-acid sequence MKAKIGILTLSDRASEGKYDDLSGAAIKEVLDGWITSEREYFYEVIPDEIELIKERLKHMIDVLGCDLVLTTGGTGPAPRDVTPEATEAVCEKMMPGFGELMRTASLKYVPTAILSRQTAGIRGHALIVNLPGQPKAIKECLEPVFPAIPYCIDLIGGAFIETDESVMKVFRPKQKKIS is encoded by the coding sequence ATGAAAGCAAAAATAGGCATATTGACGCTGAGCGACCGCGCTAGCGAGGGCAAATACGACGATTTGTCGGGCGCGGCGATAAAAGAGGTCTTAGACGGCTGGATAACGAGCGAGCGTGAGTATTTTTACGAAGTGATCCCTGATGAGATTGAACTTATAAAAGAGCGTCTAAAACACATGATAGACGTTCTGGGCTGCGATTTAGTGCTAACTACGGGCGGCACGGGACCTGCTCCTCGCGACGTGACGCCGGAAGCTACCGAGGCCGTATGCGAAAAGATGATGCCCGGCTTTGGCGAGCTAATGAGAACGGCTAGCCTAAAATACGTCCCCACAGCGATCCTGTCGCGCCAAACGGCTGGTATCAGAGGACACGCGCTCATCGTAAATTTACCCGGCCAGCCAAAGGCGATCAAAGAGTGCCTAGAGCCGGTATTTCCGGCGATTCCGTACTGTATCGATCTCATCGGCGGCGCATTTATCGAGACCGATGAGAGCGTGATGAAGGTATTTCGTCCGAAACAAAAGAAAATTTCGTAA